In Drosophila simulans strain w501 chromosome 3R, Prin_Dsim_3.1, whole genome shotgun sequence, a single window of DNA contains:
- the LOC6726876 gene encoding uncharacterized protein ZK1073.1 isoform X7: MSIADKRASFARRAESLVERKYNISTEKCGDLTVIVQGDLSQQEKRAVFITVHDLGCNHNSFQEFVSSPCMTEIKERSCFIHVDVPGHADNAEALADGFPFPSLQSLGEDLVTVLDYLHVKYVIGLGEGAGANVLARFGLAHPSRVLGLILINATGSAASVVQSFKNKFISWKSDEVAQSAESFLMYHKFGHNWQIVGENPDKEKIVAEYQKRLHRSLNSKNIGLYVKAFMNRKDLTLKGCKVDVILITGMLSPYASMVEKLHRDVEKERVTILKIERAGDVLADAPGKVAQSILLFCKGQGLLTSVVMPGVDRGRAFSTASSGSLEGANGSRRLSRGISMEDYDKPNIRRLSIMNSELPKKE, encoded by the exons ATGTCCATTGCCGACAAACGCGCCTCCTTCGCGCGCCGCGCCGAATCCCTGGTGGAGCGG AAATACAATATCAGCACAGAGAAATGCGGGGATCTGACGGTCATAGTGCAG GGCGACCTGTCGCAGCAGGAGAAACGCGCCGTGTTCATCACGGTTCACGACCTGGGCTGCAACC ACAACTCATTCCAGGAGTTCGTGAGCAGCCCCTGCATGACGGAGATCAAGGAGCGCTCCTGCTTCATCCACGTGGACGTGCCGGGGCACGCGGACAACGCGGAGGCCCTGGCCGACGGCTTTCCCTTCCCCTCGCTCCAATCCCTGGGCGAGGACCTGGTCACCGTGCTGGACTACCTGCACGTGAAGTACGTGATCGGCCTGGGCGAGGGTGCCGGAGCCAATGTCCTGGCCCGCTTCGGACTGGCCCATCCCAGCCGGGTGCTGGGCCTCATCCTGATCAACGCCACTGGCAGCGCCGCCAGTGTGGTGCAGTCCTTCAAGAACAAG TTCATTAGCTGGAAGAGCGACGAGGTGGCCCAGTCGGCTGAGAGCTTTCTGATGTACCACAAATTCGGACAT AACTGG CAAATCGTGGGCGAGAATCCGGACAAGGAGAAGATCGTGGCCGAGTACCAAAAGCGTCTTCACCGATCCCTGAACAGCAAGAACATCGGTCTCTATGTCAAAGCATTTATGAA TCGCAAGGACCTCACGCTCAAGGGCTGCAAGGTGGATGTCATCCTGATCACGGGCATGCTCAGCCCCTACGCATCCATGGTCGAGAAGCTCCATCGCGACGTGGAGAAGGAAAGGGTCACCATTCTGAAGATCGAGCGGGCTGGCGATGTCCTCGCCGATGCT CCCGGAAAGGTGGCCCAATCCATTCTGCTGTTCTGCAAGGGACAGGGTCTGCTCACGTCGGTGGTGATGCCAGGCGTGGATCGCGGACGCGCCTTCTCCACGGCTAGCTCCGGATCGCTGGAGGGGGCCAACGGATCGCGGCGCCTGTCGCGCGGCATCTCGATGGAGGACTACGACAAGCCCAACATCCGCCGGCTCAGCATCATGAACAGTGAGTTGCCCAAGAAGGAGTAA
- the LOC6726876 gene encoding exocyst complex component 4 isoform X4 has translation MSKPGTPKHGAGSSSAAAAPEKISKYNISTEKCGDLTVIVQGDLSQQEKRAVFITVHDLGCNHNSFQEFVSSPCMTEIKERSCFIHVDVPGHADNAEALADGFPFPSLQSLGEDLVTVLDYLHVKYVIGLGEGAGANVLARFGLAHPSRVLGLILINATGSAASVVQSFKNKFISWKSDEVAQSAESFLMYHKFGHVMEQIVGENPDKEKIVAEYQKRLHRSLNSKNIGLYVKAFMNRKDLTLKGCKVDVILITGMLSPYASMVEKLHRDVEKERVTILKIERAGDVLADAPGKVAQSILLFCKGQGLLTSVVMPGVDRGRAFSTASSGSLEGANGSRRLSRGISMEDYDKPNIRRLSIMNTKHIFSFNNVYMDAPPPTKPPRGVKYGKDESAGCGFLVNVIKSLGFSETTEERQKEKQKIEAEFKRSDLRLNELVSRHDQQLTQVLPLFSQVSSEVTASRERIHAVKENLGVCKRLLQCRRDELRKMWTDAVQHKYVLEMLEQIQELRKVPQRVVGYTAKRQYLHASKALTDALATLNGPLQAVEGLSDLRTDLQTRRQQLYQRLHEELVTQVYTNSANEALSSFQRTNSSRLNSSFTRGIGARRSTDRIEANARVRKALAEMAQSFDLDKAEVIEDADLIYPELSMSYFVAIIVESFGMLHKVPDSLETLRVQIQTELLNVVRHTTHQLSVSGATADTNPLLTLLEVIFKQFKAIAKTHSLLLKNYLSVGQKYSVVGPQPYDLTDFWAQAQSVLQLLLTDYLDIQNAAADESAQTGFSEPTSNINSYFLRRKVPSTKRSMFKFDKSSHVGTSSNSDTFKEHRRNASDASVDDNLAGQLGGSGKGSTSGLFPHEKKQREKILICTPDQSIITKVYLPLMGYIKEIENFMKCKPGQPCSLHDFLDNYIKDTFLSKGHNRNLQLTIESLSKNQDAWRTIISPEEIKALNLSRPLLQSTVMVERRLMETKNLIQDLPCYSEDLLKMVCALLKAYREICQAAYRGIVQPDSEDKRIYSVAWLKDEDISRFLKTLPNWTDLKTSSQKSRHNRKLHRGSFEPSEEESPLQVQQRNIREAEMLTSNLGEGGITQQEILVEISVLKELAILQESMEWFSCRVSEFANDLRRPLVNGLNAVPAECGADIAVKDGTIKVMTNLALEFDELANTCLLVLHLEVRVQCFHYLRSKSSVRTNSYVGSKDDILEPDRQVQVLTKRLSEMDEAFSATLHPRKTRYIFEGLAHLASRILIQASNYLEHIDQITVQRMCRNAIALQQTLSNITASREVALDQARHFYELLCMEPDEILNALLERGTQFSEMQLLNALQLSCKSFGITDANLLASYQQKLSDILGAKPSKGIVV, from the exons ATGTCGAAGCCGGGAACCCCCAAGCACGGCGCCGGCTCATCctcagcagctgctgcccccgAGAAGATTAGC AAATACAATATCAGCACAGAGAAATGCGGGGATCTGACGGTCATAGTGCAG GGCGACCTGTCGCAGCAGGAGAAACGCGCCGTGTTCATCACGGTTCACGACCTGGGCTGCAACC ACAACTCATTCCAGGAGTTCGTGAGCAGCCCCTGCATGACGGAGATCAAGGAGCGCTCCTGCTTCATCCACGTGGACGTGCCGGGGCACGCGGACAACGCGGAGGCCCTGGCCGACGGCTTTCCCTTCCCCTCGCTCCAATCCCTGGGCGAGGACCTGGTCACCGTGCTGGACTACCTGCACGTGAAGTACGTGATCGGCCTGGGCGAGGGTGCCGGAGCCAATGTCCTGGCCCGCTTCGGACTGGCCCATCCCAGCCGGGTGCTGGGCCTCATCCTGATCAACGCCACTGGCAGCGCCGCCAGTGTGGTGCAGTCCTTCAAGAACAAG TTCATTAGCTGGAAGAGCGACGAGGTGGCCCAGTCGGCTGAGAGCTTTCTGATGTACCACAAATTCGGACAT GTTATGGAG CAAATCGTGGGCGAGAATCCGGACAAGGAGAAGATCGTGGCCGAGTACCAAAAGCGTCTTCACCGATCCCTGAACAGCAAGAACATCGGTCTCTATGTCAAAGCATTTATGAA TCGCAAGGACCTCACGCTCAAGGGCTGCAAGGTGGATGTCATCCTGATCACGGGCATGCTCAGCCCCTACGCATCCATGGTCGAGAAGCTCCATCGCGACGTGGAGAAGGAAAGGGTCACCATTCTGAAGATCGAGCGGGCTGGCGATGTCCTCGCCGATGCT CCCGGAAAGGTGGCCCAATCCATTCTGCTGTTCTGCAAGGGACAGGGTCTGCTCACGTCGGTGGTGATGCCAGGCGTGGATCGCGGACGCGCCTTCTCCACGGCTAGCTCCGGATCGCTGGAGGGGGCCAACGGATCGCGGCGCCTGTCGCGCGGCATCTCGATGGAGGACTACGACAAGCCCAACATCCGCCGGCTCAGCATCATGAACA CCAAGCACATCTTCTCCTTCAACAACGTGTACATGGACGCCCCACCGCCCACGAAGCCCCCGAGGGGAGTGAAGTACGGCAAGGATGAG TCCGCAGGATGTGGCTTCCTGGTCAACGTCATCAAGTCCCTGGGATTCAGCGAGACCACCGAGGAGCGCCAGAAGGAGAAGCAGAAGATCGAGGCGGAATTCAAGCGCTCGGATCTGCGGCTGAACGAGCTGGTCTCGCGGCACGACCAGCAGCTTACCCAGGTGCTGCCCCTGTTCAGCCAGGTGTCCTCGGAGGTGACGGCCAGCCGGGAGCGGATTCATGCCGTCAAGGAGAACCTTGGTGTCTGCAAGCGGCTGTTGCAGTGCCGGCGCGATGAGCTCCGGAAGATGTGGACGGATGCGGTGCAGCACAAGTACGTTCTGGAGATGCTGGAGCAAAT CCAGGAGTTGCGCAAAGTGCCTCAAAGGGTGGTGGGCTACACCGCCAAACGACAGTATCTGCATGCCAGCAAGGCCTTAACTGATGCCCTGGCCACCCTCAATGGACCCTTACAGGCCGTCGAGGGCTTGTCAGATTTGCGCACCGACCTGCAAACTCGACGCCAGCAGCTGTACCAGCGGCTGCATGAGGAACTGGTCACCCAGGTGTACACCAACTCGGCCAACGAGGCCCTCTCCTCGTTCCAACGCACCAACTCCAGTAGGCTGAATTCCAGTTTTACTCGGGGAATAGGTGCTCGTCGCTCTACGGATCGCATCGAGGCCAATGCTCGAGTGCGCAAGGCGCTGGCCGAAATGGCACAGAGCTTCGATTTGGACAAGGCAGAGGTTATTGAAGACGCAGATCTCATTTACCCGGAGCTGAGCATGAGCTACTTCGTTGCCATCATAGTGGAGTCGTTCGGTATGCTGCACAAGGTGCCTGACTCTCTGGAGACACTGCGCGTCCAAATCCAAACAGAGTTGCTCAACGTGGTGCGGCACACAACGCATCAACTGTCTGTGAGTGGAGCAACGGCGGACACCAATCCGCTCCTCACACTTCTGGAGGTCATATTCAAGCAGTTCAAGGCAATAGCCAAAACGCATTCCTTGTTGCTGAAGAACTATTTGTCTGTGGGACAGAAGTACTCTGTGGTTGGACCCCAACCATACGACCTAACCGATTTCTGGGCCCAGGCTCAGTCAGTG TTGCAACTGTTGCTCACCGACTACTTGGATATACAGAATGCTGCCGCGGACGAAAGTGCCCAGACGGGGTTTTCAGAGCCCACCAGCAACATAAATTCCTATTTTCTAAGGCGCAAGGTGCCGAG CACCAAGCGCTCAATGTTCAAGTTCGATAAGTCATCGCACGTTGGCACGAGCAGCAATAGCGACACCTTCAAGGAGCATCGTCGCAACGCCTCGGATGCCTCCGTGGATGACAACCTTGCCGGCCAGCttggtggcagtggcaaggGCTCCACCAGTGGCCTCTTTCCTCACGAGAAAAAGCAGAGGGAAAAAATACTTATTTGTACGCCCGATCAAAGTATCATAACCAAAGTGTATCTACCTCTAATGGGATATATCAAGGAGATAGAGAACTTTATGAAATGCAAGCCAGG GCAACCCTGCAGTCTACATGACTTTTTAGACAACTACATTAAGGACACATTCCTATCCAAAGGCCACAACCGCAACCTGCAGCTGACCATAGAGTCGCTGTCGAAAAATCAAGACGCATGGCGCACTATTATAAGTCCTGAGGAAATAAAGGCTCTTAATCTAAGCAGGCCGTTGCTGCAGTCTACTGTGATGGTCGAACGGAGGTTAATGGAAACTAAGAACCTCATTCAAGACCTGCCCTGCTACTCCGAAGACCTGCTTAAGATGGTGTGTGCTTTGTTGAAGGCCTATCGGGAAATATGTCAGGCGGCCTACCGCGGAATTGTGCAGCCAGATTCAGAGGATAAGAGAATTTACAGCGTGGCATGGCTAAAAGACGAAGATATCAGCAGGTTCTTAAA AACGCTTCCCAACTGGACTGACTTAAAGACCTCCAGTCAGAAGTCGCGCCACAACCGAAAACTTCATCGCGGAAGCTTTGAGCCTTCGGAGGAGGAGAGCCCGTTGCAGGTTCAGCAGCGCAACATCCGCGAGGCTGAAATGCTGACCAGTAATTTGGGCGAGGGTGGGATCACCCAGCAAGAGATTTTGGTCGAGATCAGTGTGCTTAAGGAGCTGGCCATACTGCAGGAGAGCATGGAGTGGTTCTCGTGCCGCGTGTCGGAATTTGCCAACGACTTACGCCGGCCGTTGGTGAACGGACTGAACGCCGTTCCTGCTGAGTGCGGCGCCGACATTGCTGTGAAGGATGGTACGATCAAAGTGATGACTAATCTGGCTTTGGAGTTTGATGAGCTGGCGAACACCTGCCTGCTGGTATTGCATCTGGAGGTGCGCGTTCAATGCTTCCACTATCTGCGCTCAAAGTCGAGTGTAAGGACCAACAGCTATGTGGGCTCCAAGGATGACATCCTGGAGCCCGACCGCCAGGTGCAAGTGCTAACCAAACGGCTGTCTGAGATGGATGAGGCGTTCAGTGCCACTCTACATCCGAGGAAAACCAGG TACATTTTCGAGGGTCTGGCGCACTTGGCATCGCGCATTCTTATCCAGGCCTCCAATTATCTGGAGCACATAGATCAAATAACCGTGCAGCGCATGTGCAGGAACGCGATCGCCCTACAGCAAACATTGAGTAACATAACTGCCTCCAGAGAAGTGGCTTTGGATCAGGCGAGGCACTTCTATGAGCTGCTTTGCATGGAACCCGAT GAAATACTCAATGCGTTGCTGGAGCGGGGCACCCAGTTCTCGGAGATGCAGCTGCTCAATGCCTTGCAGTTGTCCTGCAAGTCCTTCGGCATAACTGACGCCAATCTCCTGGCTTCCTATCAGCAGAAGTTGTCGGACATACTAGGCGCCAAGCCCTCGAAGGGAATAGTTGTGTAG
- the LOC6726876 gene encoding uncharacterized protein ZK1073.1 isoform X8, whose protein sequence is MSIADKRASFARRAESLVERKYNISTEKCGDLTVIVQGDLSQQEKRAVFITVHDLGCNHNSFQEFVSSPCMTEIKERSCFIHVDVPGHADNAEALADGFPFPSLQSLGEDLVTVLDYLHVKYVIGLGEGAGANVLARFGLAHPSRVLGLILINATGSAASVVQSFKNKFISWKSDEVAQSAESFLMYHKFGHQIVGENPDKEKIVAEYQKRLHRSLNSKNIGLYVKAFMNRKDLTLKGCKVDVILITGMLSPYASMVEKLHRDVEKERVTILKIERAGDVLADAPGKVAQSILLFCKGQGLLTSVVMPGVDRGRAFSTASSGSLEGANGSRRLSRGISMEDYDKPNIRRLSIMNSELPKKE, encoded by the exons ATGTCCATTGCCGACAAACGCGCCTCCTTCGCGCGCCGCGCCGAATCCCTGGTGGAGCGG AAATACAATATCAGCACAGAGAAATGCGGGGATCTGACGGTCATAGTGCAG GGCGACCTGTCGCAGCAGGAGAAACGCGCCGTGTTCATCACGGTTCACGACCTGGGCTGCAACC ACAACTCATTCCAGGAGTTCGTGAGCAGCCCCTGCATGACGGAGATCAAGGAGCGCTCCTGCTTCATCCACGTGGACGTGCCGGGGCACGCGGACAACGCGGAGGCCCTGGCCGACGGCTTTCCCTTCCCCTCGCTCCAATCCCTGGGCGAGGACCTGGTCACCGTGCTGGACTACCTGCACGTGAAGTACGTGATCGGCCTGGGCGAGGGTGCCGGAGCCAATGTCCTGGCCCGCTTCGGACTGGCCCATCCCAGCCGGGTGCTGGGCCTCATCCTGATCAACGCCACTGGCAGCGCCGCCAGTGTGGTGCAGTCCTTCAAGAACAAG TTCATTAGCTGGAAGAGCGACGAGGTGGCCCAGTCGGCTGAGAGCTTTCTGATGTACCACAAATTCGGACAT CAAATCGTGGGCGAGAATCCGGACAAGGAGAAGATCGTGGCCGAGTACCAAAAGCGTCTTCACCGATCCCTGAACAGCAAGAACATCGGTCTCTATGTCAAAGCATTTATGAA TCGCAAGGACCTCACGCTCAAGGGCTGCAAGGTGGATGTCATCCTGATCACGGGCATGCTCAGCCCCTACGCATCCATGGTCGAGAAGCTCCATCGCGACGTGGAGAAGGAAAGGGTCACCATTCTGAAGATCGAGCGGGCTGGCGATGTCCTCGCCGATGCT CCCGGAAAGGTGGCCCAATCCATTCTGCTGTTCTGCAAGGGACAGGGTCTGCTCACGTCGGTGGTGATGCCAGGCGTGGATCGCGGACGCGCCTTCTCCACGGCTAGCTCCGGATCGCTGGAGGGGGCCAACGGATCGCGGCGCCTGTCGCGCGGCATCTCGATGGAGGACTACGACAAGCCCAACATCCGCCGGCTCAGCATCATGAACAGTGAGTTGCCCAAGAAGGAGTAA
- the LOC6726876 gene encoding uncharacterized protein ZK1073.1 isoform X9, which produces MSKPGTPKHGAGSSSAAAAPEKISKYNISTEKCGDLTVIVQGDLSQQEKRAVFITVHDLGCNHNSFQEFVSSPCMTEIKERSCFIHVDVPGHADNAEALADGFPFPSLQSLGEDLVTVLDYLHVKYVIGLGEGAGANVLARFGLAHPSRVLGLILINATGSAASVVQSFKNKFISWKSDEVAQSAESFLMYHKFGHNWVCT; this is translated from the exons ATGTCGAAGCCGGGAACCCCCAAGCACGGCGCCGGCTCATCctcagcagctgctgcccccgAGAAGATTAGC AAATACAATATCAGCACAGAGAAATGCGGGGATCTGACGGTCATAGTGCAG GGCGACCTGTCGCAGCAGGAGAAACGCGCCGTGTTCATCACGGTTCACGACCTGGGCTGCAACC ACAACTCATTCCAGGAGTTCGTGAGCAGCCCCTGCATGACGGAGATCAAGGAGCGCTCCTGCTTCATCCACGTGGACGTGCCGGGGCACGCGGACAACGCGGAGGCCCTGGCCGACGGCTTTCCCTTCCCCTCGCTCCAATCCCTGGGCGAGGACCTGGTCACCGTGCTGGACTACCTGCACGTGAAGTACGTGATCGGCCTGGGCGAGGGTGCCGGAGCCAATGTCCTGGCCCGCTTCGGACTGGCCCATCCCAGCCGGGTGCTGGGCCTCATCCTGATCAACGCCACTGGCAGCGCCGCCAGTGTGGTGCAGTCCTTCAAGAACAAG TTCATTAGCTGGAAGAGCGACGAGGTGGCCCAGTCGGCTGAGAGCTTTCTGATGTACCACAAATTCGGACAT AACTGGGTATGTACATAG
- the LOC6726876 gene encoding uncharacterized protein ZK1073.1 isoform X6 has product MSKPGTPKHGAGSSSAAAAPEKISKYNISTEKCGDLTVIVQGDLSQQEKRAVFITVHDLGCNHNSFQEFVSSPCMTEIKERSCFIHVDVPGHADNAEALADGFPFPSLQSLGEDLVTVLDYLHVKYVIGLGEGAGANVLARFGLAHPSRVLGLILINATGSAASVVQSFKNKFISWKSDEVAQSAESFLMYHKFGHQIVGENPDKEKIVAEYQKRLHRSLNSKNIGLYVKAFMNRKDLTLKGCKVDVILITGMLSPYASMVEKLHRDVEKERVTILKIERAGDVLADAPGKVAQSILLFCKGQGLLTSVVMPGVDRGRAFSTASSGSLEGANGSRRLSRGISMEDYDKPNIRRLSIMNSELPKKE; this is encoded by the exons ATGTCGAAGCCGGGAACCCCCAAGCACGGCGCCGGCTCATCctcagcagctgctgcccccgAGAAGATTAGC AAATACAATATCAGCACAGAGAAATGCGGGGATCTGACGGTCATAGTGCAG GGCGACCTGTCGCAGCAGGAGAAACGCGCCGTGTTCATCACGGTTCACGACCTGGGCTGCAACC ACAACTCATTCCAGGAGTTCGTGAGCAGCCCCTGCATGACGGAGATCAAGGAGCGCTCCTGCTTCATCCACGTGGACGTGCCGGGGCACGCGGACAACGCGGAGGCCCTGGCCGACGGCTTTCCCTTCCCCTCGCTCCAATCCCTGGGCGAGGACCTGGTCACCGTGCTGGACTACCTGCACGTGAAGTACGTGATCGGCCTGGGCGAGGGTGCCGGAGCCAATGTCCTGGCCCGCTTCGGACTGGCCCATCCCAGCCGGGTGCTGGGCCTCATCCTGATCAACGCCACTGGCAGCGCCGCCAGTGTGGTGCAGTCCTTCAAGAACAAG TTCATTAGCTGGAAGAGCGACGAGGTGGCCCAGTCGGCTGAGAGCTTTCTGATGTACCACAAATTCGGACAT CAAATCGTGGGCGAGAATCCGGACAAGGAGAAGATCGTGGCCGAGTACCAAAAGCGTCTTCACCGATCCCTGAACAGCAAGAACATCGGTCTCTATGTCAAAGCATTTATGAA TCGCAAGGACCTCACGCTCAAGGGCTGCAAGGTGGATGTCATCCTGATCACGGGCATGCTCAGCCCCTACGCATCCATGGTCGAGAAGCTCCATCGCGACGTGGAGAAGGAAAGGGTCACCATTCTGAAGATCGAGCGGGCTGGCGATGTCCTCGCCGATGCT CCCGGAAAGGTGGCCCAATCCATTCTGCTGTTCTGCAAGGGACAGGGTCTGCTCACGTCGGTGGTGATGCCAGGCGTGGATCGCGGACGCGCCTTCTCCACGGCTAGCTCCGGATCGCTGGAGGGGGCCAACGGATCGCGGCGCCTGTCGCGCGGCATCTCGATGGAGGACTACGACAAGCCCAACATCCGCCGGCTCAGCATCATGAACAGTGAGTTGCCCAAGAAGGAGTAA